A window of Macrotis lagotis isolate mMagLag1 chromosome X, bilby.v1.9.chrom.fasta, whole genome shotgun sequence contains these coding sequences:
- the GADD45B gene encoding growth arrest and DNA damage-inducible protein GADD45 beta: MTLEEVVACESAAQKMQTVSDAVEELLVAAQRQDRLTVGVYESAKLMNVDPDSVVLCLLALDEDQEDDIALQIHFTLIQAFCCDNDIDIVRVSGMRRLAELLGEPGPAEDSDEARDLHCLLVTNPHTDPWKSHGLVEVASYCEESRENNQWLPNISLQER, from the exons ATGACCTTGGAAGAAGTGGTGGCCTGCGAGAGCGCGGCTCAGAA GATGCAGACGGTGAGCGACGCGGTGGAGGAGCTGCTGGTGGCGGCGCAGCGCCAGGACCGCCTGACGGTGGGCGTGTACGAGTCGGCCAAGCTGATGAACGT GGACCCGGACAGCGTGGTCCTCTGCCTCCTGGCGCTGGACGAGGACCAGGAGGACGACATCGCCCTGCAGATCCACTTCACGCTGATCCAGGCCTTCTGCTGCGACAACGACATAGACATCGTGCGGGTGTCCGGGATGAGGCGGCTGGCCGAGCTGCTGGGGGAGCCGGGGCCGGCCGAGGACAGCGACGAGGCCCGCGACCTGCACTGCCTGCTGGTCACG AATCCTCATACTGACCCGTGGAAAAGCCACGGGCTGGTAGAGGTGGCCAGCTACTGCGAGGAAAGCCGAGAGAACAACCAGTGGCTCCCCAACATCTCCCTCCAGGAGCGCTGA